The Ferrimonas balearica DSM 9799 genome includes the window CCGTACCATCCGGCACCGGGTTATTAAAGTGGTCCGCTGCCAGCACCATGACATCAACAATCACGTTGTCATAACGCCAGGCCTCCGGGTTGGCCACAGAAAGGCTCAGCGAGTAGCTGTCCTTATCCGGCAGGCCGGTACCAATGCTCAGCTCTTTTGAGACACTGGCGATCACCGGGTCGCTGCCCATCACTTCCGCCTGCACCCGCACGGAACCGGGCAGGTTGCCCGCCCGCAGGGTGGTGGAGACTTCGCCTTCGCTGTTGGTGCGGGCCTGGATGGGGCTCATCGCCACCTTGTCGGCACCACTGGCCAGGATGAAGTCCACATCGACGCCCTGCTTGGCGCGGCCGGATTCATCCAGCACCTGGAAGGTCACCACAGCGCTGGTGTCGCCACCGGACCCGTCCAGCTGCAGGTAATCCGGGGTGCTGGAGACAAACTTGATGCTGGCCACCGGCGAGGTAGCCAGGGAAACGTTAACGCTGTCGCTGGCCACATCGGTGCCCAGAGTCAGTGTGGCGGTGATCTGGTCCTGCTGATCGCAACCGGTGGGCTTGTAGGTGGCAATGGCCTGGCCATCTTTGGCGATCACGGAAGCGTCGATCTCGGCTTTGTCCGTCAGGCTGCAGGTGGAGGAGAAGCTCACCTCCAGTGGCTCGCCATAGGGCTGGCCATCGACGGTCAGATTGGCGACCACGGCAAGGGTAGAGCCGTCGGCCAGGGTTTCGCCTTCGCCCAGCGCGGTGCTGAGGGCCAGCTCCACGTCGATGGCGTTGATCTCAGCAAACATGCTTGCGGTGGCATCCACGTACTTACCACTGACGGTAACAATGCCTTCACTGTCGGACGCCAGCAGGCGCAGCAGGGCAACGCCACTGGCGTCGGTCAGTACCCGGCCATCGGAGGGGATCAGCACCCCTTTGTCGGTGCTGACTTCCACCAGTTCACCCACCACAGCGGTCTCATCACGCTTGGCAACAAGCTGGATCAGGGCGGGCTTCTGAACATCGAAACTGGAGGATTCGGTACACCCTTCGGTGGAGGTGGCGGCGGAGTCTGGACAGGTCCACATGGTCATCGCCAGAGTGTGAACCGCGGTGGCGGGTGGGTTGGTGGGGTCAACGGGGCCAGCGCCCGGATCCGAGCCGCCCGCTTCCAGTGAACCGCCCCCGCTGCAACCAGCCATAACCAATGCGCCGGCAAACAAAAGTGGCAAGTGAGTTAGCCTCATCGCAAACATCCTGTAATCTTTAGGTGAGCTTTTAATATCCCTTAAGCAACCCATAGATTAATTTATACTCTTTTAAAATCCACACTTTATTTTCAATCGGCGACCCCGTTTAACACGGGACCGCATTTTGCTACCTTTTCGGGGTTTTTCCCAACACGGGGTTCTTGCTAGGCTAACCCCGAAGATAAAAACGATAAAATTGTTAAGGAAGTTACATGCGTGCTAATTCATCCGGGAAAATGGGCCTGACGGCCAAGATCCTGCTGGCCATGGCGGCCGGTTTGGGTATCGGCCTTGCGCTTCGTTTGATGTTCCCCGGCAGCCAGGTGGTGGAAGACATTTTCACCAACGGCATCTTCAATGTGTTGGGTGCCCTGTTCGTTTCCGCGCTGCGGATGCTGGTTGTACCGTTGGTATTTGTCTCGCTGGTGTGTGGTACCGCCACACTGTCAGACCCCTCCCGGCTCGGTCGCCTGGGCGGTAAGACCCTGGCGCTTTACCTGTTCACCACCGCCGTGGCGATCTCACTGGCACTGGGTGCCGCCCTGCTGTTCCAGCCGGGTGACGCCACCATGCAAACCGCCAACATGGCGTTTGATGCCAAGCAGGCGCCGTCCCTGACCGACGTGATCATCGGCCTGGTGCCGAAGAACCCGATCAACGCCATGGTCGAAGGCAACATGCTGCAGATCATCGTGTTCGCCATCCTGTTCGGTTTCTCCATCGCCCACATTGGTGAGCGCGGCGAGCGTCTGCGCCAGTTCTTCATCGACCTCAACGAGGTGATGATGAAGCTGGTGACTCTGGTGATGGCCATTGCTCCCATCGGTGTGTTCGGTTTGATCGCCAAACTGACCCTGACCCTGGGCATGGACACCTTCGGCTCTGTGGTGAAGTACTTCTTCCTGGTGCTGGGCGTCCTGATCGTTCACGCACTGGTGGTGTACCCGCTGCTGGTGAGCACCCTCAGTGGCCTGAACCCGATGACCTTCCTGAAGAAGATGCGCAGTGTTCAGCTGTTCGCCTTCTCCACCGCCAGCTCCGCAGCCACCCTGCCGATCTCCATCGAGAACGCCAACTACCGCCTCGGTGTGAGCAACCGGGTCAGCTCCTTTACCCTGCCGCTGGGGGCCACCGTGAACATGGACGGCACCGCCATCATGCAGGGTGTGGCCACCGTGTTTATCGCCCAGGTGTTCGGCATCGACCTCAGCATCTCCGACATGCTGATGGTGATCCTGACCGCCACCCTGGCCTCCATCGGCACCGCCGGTGTGCCGGGTGTGGGTCTGATTATGCTGGCCATGGTGCTGCAGCAGGTGAACCTGCCGGTAGAGGGTATCGCCCTGATCCTGGGTGTTGACCGTCTGCTCGACATGGTTCGTACCGCGGTGAACGTCACCGGTGATGCGGCGGTCTCCGTCGTGGTGGCTTCCTCCGAGGGCGAACTGTCCCGGGACACCTACACCGACCCCAACGCCGGTCAGGACAAGCTGGATATGGATGCGGTGCCCCACGTCCGCCAGTAACCCTGCTGAACCGAAAAGGGCGAGCCATTGGCTCGCCCTTTTTTGTGCTTTGTCTTGCCGTACCGAACCACGATGATTCGGGAGTTTGCCCTAATAACCCTGAGGTCCGCGATGATGCGACTGTACCCATAAGCGACAACCCACGCTTCAGGACGCTCTGGTCACTCACCAGAGGCCGTTGGCGCGCCTACCGACCCAGGGTATGCGCTGAGGGCAGAATCGCCCTGGTGCCCGGCGACAGGCCCTAAAAAAGCCGGCACATTGGCCGACTTTCGTTTAGGTTACCCGATTACAGCGGACGGCGCGCCAGTTCCGCCAGCTTCAGGCTGCCACGCTCCAGCGCGGTTTCAGCGGCCCGGCCAAAGCGCTTGGCCAGATTCTTCTTCTCTTCATACTGCAGCTGCAGGATCTCTTTGTCCTGCGCCATCAGATAATCGTCAGAGGTCTGGATGGCGTCCACCAGGCCCAGTTCCAGCGCCTGCAGGCCGAACCAGTGCTCACCGGTGGCCACCTTGTCGAGATCGAGCTCAGGACGGTAACGCTGCACAAACTCTTTAAACAGCAGATGCGTCTCCTCCAGCTCTTCACGGAACTTGTCGCGGCCCGCCTCGTTGTTCTCACCGAACATGGTCAGGGTGCGCTTAAAGTCACCGGCGGTGTGCTGTTCAAACTCGATATCGTGCTTCTTAAGCACCTTATTAAAGTTCGGCAGCTGGGCAATCACCCCGATGGAACCCACGATGGCGAAGGGCGCGGAGAGGATTTTGTCGCCCACACAGGCCATCATGTAGCCGCCACTGGCCGCCACCTTGTCCACCGCAATGGTGAGCGGGATCTTGGCCTGGCGGATGCGATCCAGCTGACTGGCCGCCAGCCCGTAGGCGTGCACCATGCCGCCACCGCTCTCAACCCGAACCAGCACTTCGTCGCGCGCTTCGGCGACGGTCAGCACCGCGGTGATCTCCTCGCGCAGCTGAGCCACCTGAGCGGCGTCAATGCCCGCTTTAAAGTCGATCAGGAACAAGCGGCCTTCCCGCTCCTTGCCCTTGCTCTCTTTCGCCTTGGCTTTCTGTTCCGCCTTATGGGCCTTGTCCCGCGCTTTAAGCTGCTCATCGCTGAGCAGGTGGTGGCAGAGCTTGTCTTCATACTGCTCAAACTTGTCGGTCAGGTTGTGCACCTTCAGTTCGCCCTTGCCACTCTTGCCAGCGCGGTTCGCTGCAGCGGCGGCAACAATGATGGCCACCACGGCCGCCACCAGAGTCACTGCCTTGGCCAGAAACAGGCCATACTCGTATAGAAACTCCAAGGTACTCTCCTAAAACGATCTTTGGCCCTAGTGTACTCACCCAGGCCAGACACAAAAAGGCCCGGTCAGAAACCGGGCCCTTTTTCATCCAGCGAAACGCTTACTGAGCACACTCACCGCCCTGAATCAGGCAGCCGTCACCCACGGGGATGGTACGGCCATCAGTCAAGGCAAAGGTAGCAACCTGGTTTTGCATCTCAACGGTGACCAGCGGAGCGATGCTTGGGTCAACTCCCGGTACACCGCCGGTGCTCGGGTCTATCAACGAGCTATGCTGACCTTTGCTAAAGCGTACCGCACCACTAACGCGGCCAGCCGCATCGGAAACGGTTTCCGTTACCGCAGGCAGACCCAGCGCTGCAATAAGAGGCTCAGTGCCAGACAGGGCAAAGCCTTCAACGGTGTTCGGCAGTACCAGATCCGGCGGGTTACTCCCGCCCTCAGCCATATCGCCGACTACCTCTATCAGATGCACTGGTACGTCGCTGTTAGCGATGATGGCGGCATGGTTGATCGGGTCCATGGAATCGGAGGCGGTTTGCGCCGCGAATGCGAAGGCCGGGATCACCTCAGACTCGATCTGTTTCTCTACCGCAGCACAGGTAGGGCCAGCAAAGTTCTCAAGCACGCAATCGGGTGCAATTTCCAACGCCAGGGCAGTCTTCAATACCGGGCCAAAGGTGGCTGAGCCAGCAAACACACCGGCCAAACCGCCAGCAGGAGCAACCAGAGATGCGGCAGAGATGTGGTAAGGATTCTGCTCTGCTCCGAACAAGTCATCCATCAAACCGGTGTATGCGGTAGTGCTGGTACCAACGATACCGCCCAAGCTCAGTCCCTGAAGAGAAACGCGGCGGGTATCCAATGCTGGCACGGTCGGGTTCTGGGTAAACAGCGGCCAAGCATTCAGGGCTGCACGTAAAGCCAGTTGATCAGCAATAGCCTGACGGAAGTTATCACGTACAGTCAGGATGCTCTTGAGATTAACGAAAGCCAGCGGATTGCCATTCGCGTATGCCATTTCACACATCTGACGACCGGGATCCGTTTCATCCCCCAAAGCCGCACAGAAATCAGCTGGTGTCGCGGACACCTCATAGATGCCGTCGCCATTCAGATCAAAAGATCGATCGCCATGCAGCGGCATATCGATGGAGACGGTAGCAATCCCTTTCGAGGCATACATACCTGCATAGGCCAGGTTGAGTTCCTTCACGCCGCCAAGGCCATGCATCGCCACGGTGACGGGCCAACCGTTCTCAGGCTTGGTCAACAGGCCTCCGGAGAGCGCCAGCAGGGCTTCTTCATCAGGGATGGTGATCAGAACCGGTACGGTTACCTTATGACTGCCCGGCGCCACAGCAGCATCTCGAAGCGGACTTGGCAGAGGGTTAAAACGGGTCAGGTGACGGGCGGTGTCTACCGGCTCGCCAGCATCAGTAACAAAACTGGCGCCCACCAGTACGGAGGGGTCCACCAGCGCTTCATTGGGGTCGATGCCCTGCGCCATCGCCTGAGTCGCAAAGCTCTCCTGGCTCAGCAGGCCACCCTGCACCGCCTGCAGAACCGCTACCGGGCTGTCACCCAATGCGCTGAAACGGCCATTGATATCAAAATCAATGATGTTCTGATTGTCGTCGAAAACCGGTTGGGGGTTAGGCAGGTAGTACGGCAGTGCAATTTCAGCCTGGAACACCTTCGCCAGAGTTGCGGCCAGATAGGCGTCTCCCATATCCGGCGTCAATCCAAGAGCGTCTGCAGCGGTTAGCCCCGTATCAAACGGCAACGTCACCCACTCGGGCGCATACAGGGGCGATACCGGTACCGAGGGGCCCTGAGGATTGAGACCATCGGCCATAACAAGCCCAACCGTACTCACCACATCGGTGACAGACTGGGTGGTAAACACACCGGTATAAGTAATGGTTGCCTTATCAACTGAATGAGCTTGAGCTAAGGCGTTTTCATAGTTGTTGACGAGCCCCTGCAGCAGCAGCTGTTCAGGAGTCACCAACGGCTCTTCGTTGATGTCCAGCTTCAGCAGTTCATAGGTGGTGGAGGGTGCCACCGACTGACCTTCGGAGTCGCTGATCTGGGTCGTTGTGATCACCGCATAACTGCTGGCCGGCTCCAACGGCTTCAACGGAACCATGTTGATGGTATTGCCCGAGGGAACGGAGATGAAGTCTTCACCAAACACCAACTCCTCACCCACTTTACAGATACTGAGGGAGGGTGCCTCAGTACACTCGGGGTCAACAGAAAGCGGGCCACCCAACGTCACTTCAAAAACGCGTACCGAGCCAGCCGCTGCTGCAGAGGCGGCATCCAACGAAATGCCCTCTTCGCCCGGGATCATGGTGATGCTCATCGGCATGGTGGTAGACCAGCCGTCCAGCGCCCCCAGCGCAATCTGCGGATCGGTGTAATCACCAGATTCAGCCTCGCCAGGGATTTCCAGCGTGCCATCAAAGGTGCCAGAGAACAGAAGATCGTTCGGCAGGGCAATGTCGCCAGCACCCGGATCAAATGCGATGCGCGAGAATGGCACCGGTGTTGGTGTGTTCTCAATGGTTTCCTGGTAGCTGTCGCCGCTACATCCCACCAGCCCCAGGGCCGATGCGACAGCCGCGCTGAGCAACAAACGTTTCATTGGCTCTCCCCATTCCTTTGCTTTTATTTTGTCTTCCGGACCACTTTTGGTCACAATACTGGCCTGCAATGCCGGTCAGGATCACACCTCCGACATCGGGCAACATTAGCCAAAGTAACGCAAAATCCTATGGTTAGCTACACTTTTGCAACGTCGCCGCAGCACAAAACAAGAAAGCAAACAACCATTTGTTTAAAACATTCGTTTAACTTTGCGGCAACCCCGTTTACTCGGGGCTTTGAGCCGATCCAGTCGAGTCATACTATGTTGGAATACTCTGCCTCACCCGAACTCCTCAAAGACAAAGTCATCCTGGTGACCGGTGCCGGTGACGGCATTGGCAAGGAAGCCGCCTGTCAGTTTGCTGCTCACGGCGCGACGGTGATTCTGCTGGGCCGTACCGTTAAGAAACTGGAAGCGGTCTACGACGCCATCGTGGCTGCCGGTGGTCCGGAGCCGGCCATCGTGCCGCTGGATGCCAAAGGCGCTACCGAGCAGAACTACCTGGATCTGGCCGATACCATTGAAGGTCAGTTCGGTCGCCTTGACGGCCTGCTGCACAACGCCGCCGTACTGGGTGCGCTCTCCCCGTTCGAACAACTGGGTGCCGACATGTTTGCCGAAGTGATGCAGGTGAACGTGACCGCCCAGTTCCTGATGACCAAAGCGCTGCTGCCGGTTCTGAAGAAGGCCGAGCACGGCTCCATCGTGTTCACCTCTTCCGGTGTTGGCCGCAAAGGCCGCGCCTACTGGGGCGCCTACGCCATCTCCAAGTTCGCCACCGAAGGGATGATGGAAACCCTGGCCGACGAACTGGACGGCACCAGCGTGCGCGCCAACTGCATCAATCCCGGCGCCACCCGCACCGGCATGCGCGCCACCGCGTTCCCGGCGGAAGACCCGCAAACCCTGCGCACCGCGGCCGACCTGATGCCCACCTACCTCTACCTGATGGGCGATGACAGCCTGGCGGTAAACGGCCAGAGCCTGGACGCACAACCTAAGCGTTAAGCCCTGTCGCGGGCACAAAAAAAAAGGGCACCTCGCGGTGCCCTTTTTTGATGCCATCTGATTAGCCCTTGTTGGGGCGGCCCTTGGCGGGGCGAGCGCGATGCTTGTGCACGGCGCGGCGGATCTTGCCCGCTTTGAGGGTTTTCTGACGACGGGCGCCCAGCTTGTCCTGCGCCAGCAGGGTGCGGGATTCGCGCTCCAGACCCACCAGATCACGCAGGTAGTTCACCTGCTCCAGCGGCAGTTCAACCCAACCACCACGGGGCAGGCCCTTGGGCAGGGTGATGTCGCCGTAGCGGATACGCATCAGGCGGCTGACCTGCACTTCCTGGCTCTCCCACAGGCGACGCACTTCGCGGTTACGACCTTCGCTCAGTACGCCGTGGTACCAGGTGTTCAGGCCTTCACCGCCCGCCGGCACCAGGCGCTTAAACTGGGCGGTGCCGTCTTCCAGCTCAACGCCGGTACGCAGGTTTTTCAGCATCTCTTCGGTCACTTCACCGAAGACGCGGATGGCGTATTCACGCTCCACTTCCTGGGACGGGTGCATCAGGCGGTTGGCCAGTTCACCGTCGGTGGTGAACAGCAGCAGACCGGAGGTGTTGATGTCCAGACGACCCACCGCCACCCAGCGGCTGTCACGAACCCGCGGCAGACGCTCGAATACGGTCGGACGACCCTGCGGGTCGGAACGGGAGCACAGCTCACCTTCAGGCTTGTAGTAAGCCAGCACCCGGCAGATCACTTCCTCTTCCGCCTTCAGGGAAACGGCATGGCCATCGATGCGAACCTTCAGTTCGGCACGGCCATCTACGCGGTCACCCAACTTGGCAACCTGGCCGTCGATGCTGACACGCCCTGCGGCAATCATGGCCTCGATCTCACGACGGGAGCCATGGCCGGCACGGGCCAATACTTTCTGTAACTTTTCGCTCATTCAGAATCTTCTTTAATGTACTGGTGGCTCAGCCTCAATCTGACCGGTGCTAAGCAGAGCGTCCAAAGCGCTCTCCTCATCCAGCGGCGGCAGACTGGACAGACTGTCCAAACAAAAGTAGTGCAAAAATGCGTCGGTGGTCGCATAGAGGGCTGGCCGTCCCGGCACCTCCTTATGACCTACCACCTTGATCCACCCCCGATCCTGCAGGGTGCGCATGATGTTGGCGCTGATGGAAACCCCACGAACTTTCTCAATCTGGCCGCGGGTAATGGGCTGGCGATAGGCGATCAGCGCCAGCGTTTCCAACAATGCCCGGGAGTAACGGGGGGCCCGCTCCTCCCACAGGTTGCCCAGTAATGGGCTCAGACTCTCAAGGGTCTGGAATCGATACCCTCCGCCAACCCGAACCAGTTGCACACCCCGCGGGCGGTAATCCAGTTCCAGTTCGTCGAGGGTTTCGTTGATGCGGCCAATGGAGACCGCGAAGCCCGCCAGCACTGAGTCTTTCAGACCCCGCGCTGTCATCGGTGCGTCCGCCACAAACAGGGCGGCTTCGATCAACTGTTTCAGCTGTTCGTCGCTGATCCGCTTCATGCTCGTGCCCTTACGTGGATCTGGCTGCCCGGTGCCGCTTGTTGCAACTCAATCAGTTGCTCTTTGGTCAGCTCCAGAATCGCCAGAAAACTCACCACCACACCGGCCCGTCCCTCTTCCGGCTCAAACAGGGCCTGAAACGGGGTAAAGCGCTCGGTGCACAGCATCTCGAGGATGCGGCTCATGCGCTCACGGGTGGACAGCACTTCACGCTCGATATGATGGTGTTCAAAGTACTCGGTGCGCTGCAACACGCTGCGCAGTGCCCCCAGCAACTCATCCAGTGACACCTCAGGCGGCACCACCACCGGCACCAGATCGGCGGCCTTCTGCGCCTTAGCGTGCCAGAAATCGCGCTCTTCACGCGGACGGTCATCAAGCTGGGTGGAGGCGTTCTTAATCACCTCATAGGCCTGCAGCTGCTTAATCAGCAGGGCGCGGGGATCTTCCTCCTCCTCACCCTCCTCCAGCTGGCGGGGCAACAGCAGACGAGACTTAATCTCGGCCAGGGTTGCCGCCATCACCAGATACTCTGCCGCCAGCTCAAACTTCATGGTTTCCATCAGGCCGATGTAATCCATGTACTGACGGGTGATGGTCACCACCGGCAGGTCGAGGATATCGAGTTTTTGCTTACGGATCAGGTACAACAGCAGGTCCAGCGGACCTTCGAACGACTCAAGGATGACCTCAAGCGCCTCCGGCGGAATGAACAGATCCGCCGGCCACTGAGTGACCGGTTCACCCCGAACCAGCGCGAGGGGCAAAGGCTGTTGGATCTGAGGTGACGGTTCCATTCACTTCCCGGAGAAAAAACGCGCCATTATACGCAATCTGTGGCGCGCTTGTCAGTGATTATTCGAAGGGTGT containing:
- a CDS encoding Ig-like domain-containing protein, producing the protein MAGCSGGGSLEAGGSDPGAGPVDPTNPPATAVHTLAMTMWTCPDSAATSTEGCTESSSFDVQKPALIQLVAKRDETAVVGELVEVSTDKGVLIPSDGRVLTDASGVALLRLLASDSEGIVTVSGKYVDATASMFAEINAIDVELALSTALGEGETLADGSTLAVVANLTVDGQPYGEPLEVSFSSTCSLTDKAEIDASVIAKDGQAIATYKPTGCDQQDQITATLTLGTDVASDSVNVSLATSPVASIKFVSSTPDYLQLDGSGGDTSAVVTFQVLDESGRAKQGVDVDFILASGADKVAMSPIQARTNSEGEVSTTLRAGNLPGSVRVQAEVMGSDPVIASVSKELSIGTGLPDKDSYSLSLSVANPEAWRYDNVIVDVMVLAADHFNNPVPDGTAISFVTEGGAIESRCLTLGGQCSVKWRSQDIRPDNARVTLLAFAEGEESFIDQNGNGLFDQGEYDARFDEHEAYVDENEDGEFDQMEQLIDRNSDGAFNDADGQYNGILCQGSALSGGQCNQELVDVNDSAVIVMAGVSPTVFFCKRDSADEDGDGNNGFDCWNNTTDTFMRADDYEDPGVAVACAVDIAIDGTWNPLPYGTGVTFSPDDPLKTAGRNSFTQLSTSAAIYHVNNEGTVLADMRSSCGGGQFSVDVDTSEGFGTLRVELETSKGVYASDSVAIVPAP
- a CDS encoding dicarboxylate/amino acid:cation symporter gives rise to the protein MRANSSGKMGLTAKILLAMAAGLGIGLALRLMFPGSQVVEDIFTNGIFNVLGALFVSALRMLVVPLVFVSLVCGTATLSDPSRLGRLGGKTLALYLFTTAVAISLALGAALLFQPGDATMQTANMAFDAKQAPSLTDVIIGLVPKNPINAMVEGNMLQIIVFAILFGFSIAHIGERGERLRQFFIDLNEVMMKLVTLVMAIAPIGVFGLIAKLTLTLGMDTFGSVVKYFFLVLGVLIVHALVVYPLLVSTLSGLNPMTFLKKMRSVQLFAFSTASSAATLPISIENANYRLGVSNRVSSFTLPLGATVNMDGTAIMQGVATVFIAQVFGIDLSISDMLMVILTATLASIGTAGVPGVGLIMLAMVLQQVNLPVEGIALILGVDRLLDMVRTAVNVTGDAAVSVVVASSEGELSRDTYTDPNAGQDKLDMDAVPHVRQ
- the sohB gene encoding protease SohB, with the protein product MEFLYEYGLFLAKAVTLVAAVVAIIVAAAAANRAGKSGKGELKVHNLTDKFEQYEDKLCHHLLSDEQLKARDKAHKAEQKAKAKESKGKEREGRLFLIDFKAGIDAAQVAQLREEITAVLTVAEARDEVLVRVESGGGMVHAYGLAASQLDRIRQAKIPLTIAVDKVAASGGYMMACVGDKILSAPFAIVGSIGVIAQLPNFNKVLKKHDIEFEQHTAGDFKRTLTMFGENNEAGRDKFREELEETHLLFKEFVQRYRPELDLDKVATGEHWFGLQALELGLVDAIQTSDDYLMAQDKEILQLQYEEKKNLAKRFGRAAETALERGSLKLAELARRPL
- a CDS encoding VolA/Pla-1 family phospholipase, with amino-acid sequence MKRLLLSAAVASALGLVGCSGDSYQETIENTPTPVPFSRIAFDPGAGDIALPNDLLFSGTFDGTLEIPGEAESGDYTDPQIALGALDGWSTTMPMSITMIPGEEGISLDAASAAAAGSVRVFEVTLGGPLSVDPECTEAPSLSICKVGEELVFGEDFISVPSGNTINMVPLKPLEPASSYAVITTTQISDSEGQSVAPSTTYELLKLDINEEPLVTPEQLLLQGLVNNYENALAQAHSVDKATITYTGVFTTQSVTDVVSTVGLVMADGLNPQGPSVPVSPLYAPEWVTLPFDTGLTAADALGLTPDMGDAYLAATLAKVFQAEIALPYYLPNPQPVFDDNQNIIDFDINGRFSALGDSPVAVLQAVQGGLLSQESFATQAMAQGIDPNEALVDPSVLVGASFVTDAGEPVDTARHLTRFNPLPSPLRDAAVAPGSHKVTVPVLITIPDEEALLALSGGLLTKPENGWPVTVAMHGLGGVKELNLAYAGMYASKGIATVSIDMPLHGDRSFDLNGDGIYEVSATPADFCAALGDETDPGRQMCEMAYANGNPLAFVNLKSILTVRDNFRQAIADQLALRAALNAWPLFTQNPTVPALDTRRVSLQGLSLGGIVGTSTTAYTGLMDDLFGAEQNPYHISAASLVAPAGGLAGVFAGSATFGPVLKTALALEIAPDCVLENFAGPTCAAVEKQIESEVIPAFAFAAQTASDSMDPINHAAIIANSDVPVHLIEVVGDMAEGGSNPPDLVLPNTVEGFALSGTEPLIAALGLPAVTETVSDAAGRVSGAVRFSKGQHSSLIDPSTGGVPGVDPSIAPLVTVEMQNQVATFALTDGRTIPVGDGCLIQGGECAQ
- a CDS encoding YciK family oxidoreductase encodes the protein MLEYSASPELLKDKVILVTGAGDGIGKEAACQFAAHGATVILLGRTVKKLEAVYDAIVAAGGPEPAIVPLDAKGATEQNYLDLADTIEGQFGRLDGLLHNAAVLGALSPFEQLGADMFAEVMQVNVTAQFLMTKALLPVLKKAEHGSIVFTSSGVGRKGRAYWGAYAISKFATEGMMETLADELDGTSVRANCINPGATRTGMRATAFPAEDPQTLRTAADLMPTYLYLMGDDSLAVNGQSLDAQPKR
- the rluB gene encoding 23S rRNA pseudouridine(2605) synthase RluB — its product is MSEKLQKVLARAGHGSRREIEAMIAAGRVSIDGQVAKLGDRVDGRAELKVRIDGHAVSLKAEEEVICRVLAYYKPEGELCSRSDPQGRPTVFERLPRVRDSRWVAVGRLDINTSGLLLFTTDGELANRLMHPSQEVEREYAIRVFGEVTEEMLKNLRTGVELEDGTAQFKRLVPAGGEGLNTWYHGVLSEGRNREVRRLWESQEVQVSRLMRIRYGDITLPKGLPRGGWVELPLEQVNYLRDLVGLERESRTLLAQDKLGARRQKTLKAGKIRRAVHKHRARPAKGRPNKG
- the scpB gene encoding SMC-Scp complex subunit ScpB, yielding MKRISDEQLKQLIEAALFVADAPMTARGLKDSVLAGFAVSIGRINETLDELELDYRPRGVQLVRVGGGYRFQTLESLSPLLGNLWEERAPRYSRALLETLALIAYRQPITRGQIEKVRGVSISANIMRTLQDRGWIKVVGHKEVPGRPALYATTDAFLHYFCLDSLSSLPPLDEESALDALLSTGQIEAEPPVH
- a CDS encoding segregation and condensation protein A, producing MEPSPQIQQPLPLALVRGEPVTQWPADLFIPPEALEVILESFEGPLDLLLYLIRKQKLDILDLPVVTITRQYMDYIGLMETMKFELAAEYLVMAATLAEIKSRLLLPRQLEEGEEEEDPRALLIKQLQAYEVIKNASTQLDDRPREERDFWHAKAQKAADLVPVVVPPEVSLDELLGALRSVLQRTEYFEHHHIEREVLSTRERMSRILEMLCTERFTPFQALFEPEEGRAGVVVSFLAILELTKEQLIELQQAAPGSQIHVRARA